The Amaranthus tricolor cultivar Red isolate AtriRed21 chromosome 14, ASM2621246v1, whole genome shotgun sequence DNA window gttttaggaacTTATTTACTTGTTGGTTAAGCATACTGAATGGAATGTCATAAAAGCCCCTTGACTACGAGTCAAGGTTAACGGTAGGTCATAGGGTAATCAGGTAGTTTCACCatgataattattaaataaataaacaattaaacattTCCACAACATTTAGCCCTAGACATGAAGGATGATGTTAGAGGGTCCACTCACAAAGTCgtgacatttttctttatacGGAACGGATAACGATCTTCAAATTCGGACTATACAAATctcaaaaaattttcaaaattcataATGCCACGAGAATTTCCCGTCACAATACGGCGGGAAATGACCGCAGAGAAGCATGAATTTTGGGGCTTGATTTGGGTCATCTTGGTTGCAACATCTTAGATTATTAGTTGAAATGACACGGGAAATGTCTGTGGAAATGCATCACGTCTACAGTAGAAACCTGAATCATTTACTTAACCTCAATTCTATTCGGATCCGCTTAAAGGGGGTCCGAATCACATTTACCCTAGGAGCACGGCAAATGGTAGAATCTGACTTGTTGATGCTTGAACGGTCAATAAATCTCTGATATCCCAGCTTGATTGTggatcaacaaagaatgaattCTATGTATGGTAATATATTATGACACGGGAGAATGTCACATCATGTATGTTGGCTAATGTAATGTCTTTGACAAAATTGATCCCAACGTCTTCATTCTGAGCCAAGGAGAGGGTTCGAATCACATATTTTCTTGTGATTCAGATACGGAAGAtaacacttagaaaattttagcccTAAGATCCAAATCTTGGGCTAAAAGGGGGTCTGAATCACTTTCCTTCTTGTGATTCGGACAAAGTGAAAACACTTAGAAAAGTTTAGCTCTAATCTTTGACTAAAAAGGGGTCCGAATCACTTTCCTTATTGTGATTCGGACAAGGTGaaaacacttagaaaattttagcccTAAGATCCTAATTTTGGGCTAAAAGGGGGTCCGAATCACTTTTCTTCTTGTGATTCGGACAAGgtgaaaaaacttacaaaattttAGCCCCAAGATCCCAATCTTAGGCTAAAAGGGGGTTTGAATCTTGTTCCTTGTGATTCGAACAAGGAAGATAACTTTGGTATTTTAGCTTCATGGTTTTTAGGCTTCAAGCACCACATGATCCTCCCGGTACATTTTTCTGACAATAATAGTGATTTGGTAGGTGAGCATTTATTGACCatataaatcatcatcatcatcatcattctacccagtgtatcccgctcatagaaaaactaaggacagggtctggagagggaaggacggcgacaactcatgcccataaaggagagcgcggccaaaggagtctcTCGGGTCGAGGAAAATAAAGAAACGTaactacacgggaaagataacttaaatgccgatatataataaaataaaataaataaatagatccTACTACAAAATatagtaaacaaaaaaactaataaaaaggaaatgaGAAAAACAAGACGGCAAGAACActaaaaggtaatctaagaggacatcagtaatctaaaacatggatatggcgcctccaactacccctatccttagtcaggtccgcagagaggtttaactcatgcaagtcaacttttatttgctcatctcaaattctcctgggtcttcctggactcctcttaccctctactataatgctttctacgcTCCTCACAGgagcgtcgaaagtctttctctgcacatgtccaaaccacctcaatctattttcgcgcattttttcaaaaatagggGCTACCCGTACTTTCTCcgtaaactcttggttcctaattcgatccttcaatgtgtgcccacacatccacctcagcatatgcatttctgtaacttccatcttatgttgaAAAATCTTCTTTgcaggccaacattcggtcccatatatcAGAGCACGTCTGATTGCCGCCCGATAgaaattttcttttaacttgGTTGGGAATtccctatcacatagcactgcgGTGGCTACTCGCCAGTTGAGGCAACCCGAATGTATACAATGATTTacatctccatcaatctcctCATCCCTTTGAacgatcgatcccaaatacttgtactttgttgtacttttaacaactgtTTCATCAATTGACACCTCTGGTTCATTTAccggtgatgtcccactaaagtcacagcgcaaatactcgATCTTCGTACGACTATTGTGCAACCGTTTACCTTCTAAatcttccctccactcatccaatttattactaacctcaTCTCTAGTTTCTGTTATCAGCAGTATGTCGTCATCGAATATCATGCGCCatggtaccgtctcccaaatagagttagaaatctcttccataatgactgtaaaaatgaaagggcttagagctGATCCCCTATGTAGTCGAACTTTAACCCGAAAAGGCTTTGTTATCCCCATCGATGTTTGAATGTTAGTtgaaactctgtcatacatatcccgtatagccTTAATGTACATTGAAAAAATACCTCTAGCTTggaggctatcccagatgacacgTTGTgatatgctatcatacgctttctccacgtcaatgaacaccatatgcaaatctttctttcgctccctatatttctccaccagtctcctcaaaacatgaattgcctcaatggttgaccttcccggcataaaaccgaattggttctctccAATCACCGTTTCCTGTCTAATTCTCCCCTCTATCAcactttcccacaatttcattgtgtggcttaaaAGTTTGATATCATAGTTCCCGCATACTTGCGCATCGCCTTTGTTTTTAAACAGAGGTACTAGTGTgctattcctccattcttctggcatgTTATTtgtcctcaaaa harbors:
- the LOC130799374 gene encoding uncharacterized protein LOC130799374, whose protein sequence is MIFDDDILLITETRDEVSNKLDEWREDLEGKRLHNSRTKIEYLRCDFSGTSPVNEPEVSIDETVVKSTTKYKYLGSIVQRDEEIDGDVNHCIHSGCLNWRVATAVLCDREFPTKLKENFYRAAIRRALIYGTEYISRVISTNNLRCCNQDDPNQAPKFMLLCGHFPPYCDGKFSWHYEF